In a genomic window of Helianthus annuus cultivar XRQ/B chromosome 10, HanXRQr2.0-SUNRISE, whole genome shotgun sequence:
- the LOC110885735 gene encoding probable 2-oxoglutarate-dependent dioxygenase AOP1, producing the protein MGSETPLKLPFIDFTNLDQNTKNDDWNSTKTQVHRALEEFGCFEATFANIPTDLQTSVFDSLQELFDLPLQTKLKNRSTKPFHGYVGQYPMVPLYESMGIDDAPIPDKAESFTKILWPEGNPKFSKPIQEFSEKLSKLDQMVRIMILESLGLEKYMDEHMGSTNYLLRVMKYKGPETNDSKLGLNSHTDKNIVTILHQNQVDGLEVQTKSGNWIKVQPSPNSFIVMIGDSLYAWTNGRLHSPYHQVMMSGDKARYSLGLFSIPKAGYVVKAPPEVVDEEHPLIFKPFDHVEFLQFYYTEAGQRAQSALKTYCGV; encoded by the exons ATGGGTTCAGAAACTCCACTTAAACTTCCTTTCATCGATTTCACAAATTTAGACCAAAACACAAAGAATGATGATTGGAATTCAACGAAAACACAAGTCCACCGAGCCCTTGAAGAATTTGGTTGCTTCGAAGCAACCTTTGCCAACATCCCAACGGATCTCCAAACGTCTGTGTTTGATTCATTGCAGGAACTTTTTGATCTTCCTTTGCAAACCAAACTCAAAAACCGTTCGACGAAGCCCTTTCATGGGTACGTCGGTCAATACCCGATGGTGCCACTGTACGAGAGCATGGGCATTGACGACGCACCCATTCCTGATAAGGCTGAAAGCTTCACCAAGATATTGTGGCCGGAAGGCAACCCCAAATTTAG CAAACCTATACAAGAGTTCTCAGAGAAACTATCGAAACTGGACCAAATGGTGAGAATAATGATCTTGGAGAGTTTGGGATTAGAGAAATACATGGACGAACATATGGGTTCAACAAATTATTTACTTCGGGTCATGAAATACAAAGGACCCGAAACAAACGACTCCAAACTCGGACTCAATTCTCATACAGACAAGAACATAGTCACAATTTTACATCAAAATCAAGTTGATGGATTGGAGGTGCAAACCAAATCTGGAAACTGGATCAAAGTTCAACCATCACCTAATTCCTTCATTGTCATGATTGGTGATTCCCTCTAT GCATGGACGAATGGGCGATTGCATTCGCCGTATCATCAGGTGATGATGAGTGGGGACAAAGCAAGGTATTCTCTTGGATTGTTTTCAATACCGAAAGCTGGGTATGTGGTTAAAGCCCCACCGGAGGTTGTGGATGAAGAACACCCATTAATCTTCAAGCCGTTTgatcatgttgagttccttcagTTTTACTACACTGAGGCTGGTCAACGAGCCCAGTCTGCTCTCAAGACTTATTGTGGTGTCTAA